Proteins encoded by one window of Pradoshia eiseniae:
- a CDS encoding long-chain-fatty-acid--CoA ligase, translating to MLEEKPWHKQYPKEIPKSIEYGQNLIPDYLKESARKYPMKNALHFMGAEMTYQKLYEHALQFAHYLKSIGVEKGDRVAIMLPNLPQGVIAYYGTLMTGAIVVQTNPLYMEREVEYQMQDSGAKVILTLDILFPRVSSAVKNTSVEHIIVTAIKDFLPFPKNLIYPFIQKREYGIVVKVNHEGNHHLFTEILKAASKEEINYEGDPEKDLALLQYTGGTTGFPKGVMLTHNNLVANTKMCDAWLYKYKEGEERVLALLPFFHVYGMTTVLILSVMKGHKMIILPKFNATDTLKAIQKQRPTLFPGAPTMYIGLLNHPDIAKYDLSSIDSCISGSAALPVEVQEEFEKVTGGKLVEGYGLTETSPVTHANLLWDGPRKKGSIGLPWPSTDVAVLSAENHEPLPVGEIGEIGIKGPQVMKGYWNRPEETESTFANGWLLTGDMGYMDEEGYFYVVDRKKDMIIAGGFNIYPREIEEVLYEHKAVQEVVVAGVPDPYRGETVKAYVVLKENAEVTEQELNEYCRKHLAAFKVPRLYEFRDELPKTAIGKILRRALVEEERQKLANDKKEA from the coding sequence ATGTTAGAAGAAAAACCATGGCATAAGCAATATCCAAAAGAAATCCCGAAAAGCATCGAGTATGGACAGAATTTAATCCCTGATTATTTAAAGGAGTCAGCTCGGAAATATCCCATGAAGAATGCTCTTCATTTTATGGGCGCAGAAATGACCTATCAGAAGCTGTATGAACATGCCTTGCAATTCGCGCATTACCTGAAGAGCATTGGCGTGGAAAAGGGAGACCGAGTGGCAATCATGCTGCCGAATTTGCCTCAAGGGGTCATCGCATATTATGGTACCTTGATGACTGGAGCTATTGTTGTTCAGACAAACCCGCTTTATATGGAACGAGAAGTGGAGTACCAGATGCAGGATTCCGGCGCAAAGGTCATCCTTACACTCGATATTCTTTTCCCCCGTGTTTCAAGTGCCGTTAAGAACACAAGTGTTGAGCACATCATCGTCACAGCCATCAAAGACTTTTTGCCATTCCCGAAAAACTTAATCTATCCATTTATCCAAAAGAGAGAATACGGTATCGTCGTGAAGGTCAACCATGAGGGTAATCATCATTTGTTTACGGAAATTTTGAAAGCGGCTTCAAAAGAGGAAATCAATTATGAGGGCGACCCGGAAAAGGACTTAGCCTTGCTCCAATACACTGGAGGAACGACAGGCTTCCCTAAGGGAGTCATGCTGACGCATAATAATCTTGTTGCCAATACGAAGATGTGTGATGCATGGCTGTATAAGTATAAAGAAGGGGAAGAAAGGGTGCTTGCTTTATTGCCATTCTTCCATGTATATGGAATGACGACCGTCTTAATCTTATCCGTCATGAAGGGACATAAGATGATCATCCTGCCAAAGTTTAATGCAACGGATACATTAAAGGCGATTCAGAAGCAGCGTCCAACGCTATTCCCAGGAGCGCCAACGATGTATATTGGTCTTTTGAATCATCCGGACATCGCGAAATATGATTTATCCTCCATAGATTCCTGCATTAGCGGATCCGCGGCATTGCCTGTCGAGGTTCAGGAGGAGTTTGAAAAAGTGACGGGCGGAAAGCTGGTCGAGGGATACGGACTAACGGAGACATCTCCGGTGACACATGCAAATCTCCTGTGGGACGGACCGCGCAAGAAGGGAAGCATTGGCTTGCCATGGCCGAGTACAGACGTCGCCGTTTTATCCGCAGAGAATCATGAACCGCTGCCTGTCGGAGAAATTGGAGAAATCGGCATTAAAGGGCCGCAGGTGATGAAAGGCTATTGGAATCGTCCAGAAGAAACCGAAAGCACTTTCGCCAATGGCTGGCTTTTGACGGGTGACATGGGCTATATGGATGAGGAAGGTTACTTCTATGTGGTCGACCGCAAGAAGGATATGATCATCGCTGGCGGATTCAATATATATCCGCGTGAAATTGAAGAAGTGCTGTATGAGCATAAGGCAGTCCAGGAGGTAGTTGTTGCCGGGGTTCCAGATCCATATCGCGGAGAAACGGTAAAAGCCTATGTTGTACTAAAGGAAAATGCTGAAGTGACGGAACAGGAATTAAATGAATATTGCCGCAAGCATTTAGCTGCCTTTAAGGTGCCGCGCTTATATGAGTTCCGTGATGAACTGCCCAAGACGGCTATCGGTAAAATCCTGCGCCGAGCTTTAGTTGAAGAAGAGAGACAAAAACTTGCCAACGATAAAAAAGAGGCATAA
- a CDS encoding TetR/AcrR family transcriptional regulator, translating to MKKDRPKYKQIIDAAVVVIAENGYHQAQVSKIAKQAGVADGTIYLYFKNKEDILISMFQEKLGVFISNIDEEMARVTSAKEKMLVLIRKHFEILFEDKHLAIVTQLELRQSNKEIRYKINDVLKGYLKLVDSILIAGVEQGEFHEDLDVRLARHMVFGTLDEIVTTWVMNEQKYNLVEQAGPVHELIIKGLGAKIVK from the coding sequence ATGAAGAAGGATCGCCCAAAATACAAACAGATTATTGATGCAGCCGTCGTAGTGATAGCAGAGAACGGCTACCATCAAGCACAAGTCTCCAAGATTGCAAAACAAGCGGGCGTGGCAGATGGGACCATTTATTTATATTTTAAAAACAAAGAGGATATTTTGATTTCGATGTTCCAAGAAAAACTCGGAGTCTTTATCTCTAATATTGATGAAGAAATGGCTCGGGTGACAAGTGCAAAGGAAAAAATGCTTGTCCTTATTAGGAAGCATTTCGAAATTCTCTTTGAGGACAAGCATTTGGCCATTGTCACCCAGCTGGAACTAAGACAATCTAATAAAGAGATTCGGTACAAAATCAATGATGTCTTGAAGGGGTATTTAAAGCTTGTTGATTCCATTCTCATTGCCGGTGTGGAGCAAGGTGAGTTTCATGAAGACCTTGATGTCCGTCTGGCAAGGCATATGGTATTTGGGACTTTGGATGAGATTGTCACGACCTGGGTGATGAATGAGCAGAAATACAATCTCGTGGAGCAGGCTGGGCCTGTGCATGAGCTTATCATCAAAGGTCTTGGCGCCAAAATCGTAAAGTAA
- a CDS encoding enoyl-CoA hydratase — protein MNTLHLHKEGQVAYVAITRPPANALASELLQDLSSMLDLIEEQDDIRAVVLYGEGRFFSAGADIKEFTTVESEAAFSKLSVKGQELFERIETFKKPVIASIHGAALGGGLELALACHLRYVAETAKLGLPELQLGLIPGYAGTQRLTRFAGAAKAAEMMFTSQPITGLDAVAWGIANKAFKEEELMDSVKQIAETIAKKSPIALEKTIQLINYGKHERFYEGVKKEADYFGEIFGTQDAKEGITAFIEKRTPVFEGK, from the coding sequence ATGAACACTTTACATTTGCACAAGGAAGGACAGGTGGCCTATGTAGCAATTACTAGGCCGCCTGCCAATGCCTTGGCATCAGAATTACTTCAGGATTTATCGTCCATGCTTGACTTGATTGAAGAGCAGGATGATATCAGGGCAGTGGTTCTCTATGGGGAAGGAAGATTTTTCTCGGCTGGGGCTGATATTAAGGAGTTCACGACTGTGGAATCCGAAGCGGCATTTTCAAAGCTCTCTGTGAAGGGGCAAGAGCTGTTTGAAAGAATCGAAACATTCAAAAAGCCGGTCATTGCAAGCATTCATGGAGCGGCGCTCGGCGGCGGCTTAGAGCTTGCCCTGGCCTGTCATTTGCGTTATGTGGCAGAGACGGCGAAGCTTGGGCTGCCTGAGCTGCAGCTAGGTTTGATTCCGGGATATGCCGGCACCCAGCGATTGACGAGGTTTGCAGGAGCAGCAAAAGCTGCTGAGATGATGTTTACCTCTCAACCTATTACCGGACTTGATGCTGTCGCATGGGGAATAGCCAATAAGGCTTTCAAGGAAGAAGAGCTTATGGATTCAGTGAAACAGATTGCTGAAACAATCGCGAAGAAAAGCCCGATTGCACTGGAGAAGACGATTCAGCTAATCAATTATGGGAAGCATGAACGCTTCTACGAGGGTGTAAAAAAAGAAGCTGATTATTTTGGCGAAATCTTCGGAACACAGGATGCGAAAGAAGGCATCACAGCATTTATCGAAAAACGGACACCTGTGTTTGAAGGAAAATAA
- a CDS encoding electron transfer flavoprotein subunit beta/FixA family protein, whose translation MNIYVLLKRTFDTEEKISLSNGRIQEDGAEFIINPYDEYAVEEAIQVRDAQGGEVTVVTVGGEDAEKELRTALAMGADKAVLINIEDDVEDGDQYTTAKILSEYLKEQEVDLIIGGNVAIDGGSGQVGPRVAGLLDIPYVTTVTKLEINGENVTVTKDVEGDSEIIETSLPLLITAQQGLNEPRYPSLPGIMKAKKKPLEELELDDLDLEEDDVEAKTKSIEIYLPAQKEAGKVLQGEIPDQVKELVQLLRSEAKVI comes from the coding sequence ATGAATATCTATGTTTTGTTGAAAAGAACATTTGATACAGAAGAAAAGATTTCCTTATCAAATGGCCGCATTCAGGAAGATGGGGCAGAATTTATCATTAACCCTTATGATGAATATGCGGTAGAGGAAGCCATCCAAGTGCGCGATGCACAAGGTGGTGAAGTAACCGTTGTGACGGTTGGCGGAGAAGATGCAGAGAAAGAACTTCGTACAGCACTCGCTATGGGAGCAGATAAAGCAGTCCTGATCAACATTGAGGATGATGTTGAAGATGGGGATCAATATACAACAGCAAAGATTCTGTCTGAATATTTGAAAGAACAAGAAGTAGACTTAATCATTGGCGGAAACGTCGCTATCGACGGAGGTTCTGGACAAGTCGGCCCGCGTGTAGCTGGTTTGCTTGATATCCCTTATGTCACAACTGTGACAAAGCTTGAGATTAATGGTGAAAATGTAACCGTTACCAAGGATGTCGAAGGGGATTCAGAAATCATCGAAACATCACTGCCATTATTAATTACAGCCCAGCAAGGGTTGAACGAACCTCGTTATCCTTCCCTGCCGGGAATCATGAAAGCGAAGAAGAAGCCGCTTGAAGAGCTGGAGCTCGATGATTTGGATTTAGAAGAGGACGATGTGGAAGCAAAAACGAAGAGCATCGAAATTTATTTGCCGGCACAAAAAGAGGCAGGCAAGGTTCTTCAAGGGGAGATTCCAGATCAAGTGAAAGAGCTAGTGCAATTGCTCCGCTCTGAAGCGAAAGTCATCTAA
- a CDS encoding electron transfer flavoprotein subunit alpha/FixB family protein: MSRKVIVLGETRDSSLRNVSFEAVAAAKTVAEGGEVVGVVFGEAVAEAGKELIHYGADRVIVVENEQLKQYSSDGYTQALMAVIDQENPEGIILGHTSLGKDLAPRVAGKLGSGLISDAIAVEEAGGNIVFTRPIYSGKAFEKRIVTEGIVFATIRPNNIDPLEHDASRSGDVQSLSVDIKDLRTVIKEVLRKATEGVDLSEAKVIVAGGRGVKSAEGFEPLKELADVLGGAVGASRGACDADYCDYALQIGQTGKVVTPDLYIACGISGAIQHLAGMSNSKVIVAINKDPEANIFKVADYGIVGDLFEVVPLLTEEIKALLVKS, encoded by the coding sequence ATGTCCAGAAAAGTTATCGTTTTAGGAGAAACAAGAGATTCTTCTCTACGTAATGTATCCTTTGAAGCGGTCGCTGCAGCAAAGACAGTTGCTGAGGGCGGTGAAGTGGTTGGCGTCGTATTCGGGGAAGCAGTGGCTGAGGCAGGCAAAGAATTGATTCATTATGGAGCAGACCGCGTGATCGTAGTTGAGAATGAACAGCTTAAACAGTATTCTTCTGATGGATATACTCAAGCCTTAATGGCTGTTATAGACCAAGAGAATCCAGAAGGAATCATTTTGGGACATACATCATTAGGAAAGGATCTTGCGCCGCGCGTAGCTGGCAAATTAGGATCCGGATTAATTTCTGATGCAATTGCTGTTGAGGAAGCAGGCGGGAACATCGTATTTACTCGCCCAATCTATTCAGGGAAGGCATTTGAGAAGAGAATTGTGACGGAAGGAATCGTCTTCGCTACGATCCGTCCTAATAATATTGATCCGCTTGAGCATGATGCTTCACGTTCAGGGGATGTCCAATCTTTATCTGTTGATATAAAAGATTTGCGCACGGTCATTAAAGAGGTGTTGAGAAAGGCTACAGAAGGAGTGGACCTTTCCGAGGCGAAAGTCATCGTGGCCGGCGGACGCGGCGTGAAGAGCGCCGAAGGGTTTGAACCATTGAAGGAGCTGGCTGATGTGCTTGGCGGTGCCGTTGGTGCTTCTCGCGGGGCTTGTGATGCTGATTATTGCGATTATGCGCTTCAAATTGGTCAAACCGGTAAAGTCGTTACACCTGATTTATATATTGCGTGCGGAATCTCTGGAGCCATCCAGCATTTAGCCGGTATGTCTAACTCCAAGGTTATCGTCGCCATTAACAAGGATCCTGAAGCGAACATCTTTAAAGTGGCGGATTACGGAATCGTAGGTGACCTTTTTGAGGTCGTACCGCTATTAACGGAAGAAATTAAAGCCTTGCTTGTCAAATCCTGA
- the trxA gene encoding thioredoxin: protein MAISNVTDQTFVTETGEGLVLADFWAPWCGPCKMIAPVLEEIDAELSDKVKIVKLDVDENQETAVKFGVMSIPTLVLFKDGEVVDKVIGFQPKEALVNLISKHA from the coding sequence ATGGCAATTTCTAATGTTACGGATCAAACGTTTGTAACTGAAACAGGCGAAGGCTTGGTTTTAGCTGATTTTTGGGCTCCTTGGTGCGGACCTTGTAAAATGATTGCACCTGTATTGGAAGAAATCGACGCAGAGCTTTCTGACAAAGTGAAAATCGTCAAATTAGACGTTGATGAGAACCAAGAAACAGCCGTTAAATTCGGTGTTATGAGCATTCCGACGCTTGTCCTCTTCAAAGATGGCGAAGTTGTGGATAAAGTAATCGGCTTCCAGCCAAAAGAAGCGCTCGTTAACTTAATTTCTAAACACGCTTAA
- the uvrC gene encoding excinuclease ABC subunit UvrC yields MKQHIKDKLALLPDQPGCYLMKDRQGVVIYVGKAKVLKNRVRSYFTGSHDGKTQRLVAEIEDFEYIVTSSNMEALILEMNLIKKYDPKYNIMLKDDKSFPFIKITSERHPRLIITRNVKKDKGKYFGPYPNVYAANETKKLLDRLYPLRKCTTLPSKVCLYYHIGQCLAPCEKPVKEETYKEMTEQIIRFLNGGYKEIKKELHENMLKASEELDFERAKEYRDQISHIEATMEKQKVEFSDLADRDVFGYAVDKGWMCVQVFFVRQGKLIERDVSLFPFFDDPAEELLTFLGQFYEQPNHFKPQEILLTDDVDLELAEGLLNVKVTQPKRGQKKDLVKLAVKNARIALQEKFSLIERDEERTIKAVENLGEAMGIYTPHRIEAFDNSNIQGVDPVSAMITFIDGKPARNEYRKYKIKTVQGPNDYESMREVVRRRYARVLRENLPLPDLIIVDGGKGHIEAVREVVEDEYGLEIPVAGLAKDDKHRTSQLLYGNPLQIIPLGRTSQEFYLLQRIQDEVHRFAITFHRQTRGKSTFQSTLDGIPGIGEKRKKLLLKHFGSLKKMKEADLSDFTGLGIPEASAIALKEKLDEEK; encoded by the coding sequence TTGAAGCAGCATATAAAAGATAAACTGGCACTTTTGCCTGATCAGCCTGGCTGTTATTTAATGAAGGACCGTCAAGGGGTCGTGATATATGTAGGTAAGGCGAAGGTGCTGAAGAACAGGGTGCGCTCCTATTTCACAGGTTCGCATGATGGAAAGACCCAGCGGCTTGTTGCTGAGATAGAGGATTTTGAATACATTGTCACCAGTTCCAATATGGAGGCGCTCATCCTGGAGATGAACCTCATAAAGAAATATGATCCAAAATACAATATCATGCTAAAGGATGACAAGAGCTTCCCGTTTATTAAGATTACGTCGGAGCGCCATCCGCGTTTGATCATAACCCGTAATGTGAAGAAGGATAAGGGGAAATATTTTGGTCCTTATCCGAATGTGTATGCGGCGAATGAAACGAAAAAGCTGCTTGATCGTCTCTATCCGCTTCGCAAATGTACGACGTTGCCTTCAAAGGTTTGCCTATACTATCATATTGGCCAATGCCTTGCCCCTTGCGAGAAGCCTGTTAAGGAAGAAACGTATAAGGAAATGACAGAGCAGATTATCCGTTTTCTAAATGGGGGCTATAAAGAAATCAAGAAGGAACTGCATGAGAATATGCTGAAGGCATCAGAGGAGCTCGACTTTGAACGGGCAAAGGAATATCGTGACCAAATTTCGCATATTGAAGCAACGATGGAGAAGCAAAAGGTCGAGTTCAGTGATTTAGCCGATCGTGATGTTTTTGGCTATGCCGTCGATAAGGGATGGATGTGCGTTCAGGTATTCTTTGTCCGTCAAGGCAAATTGATTGAGCGAGACGTTTCCTTATTCCCGTTCTTTGATGACCCGGCAGAGGAGCTGCTGACTTTCCTAGGCCAATTCTATGAGCAGCCAAATCATTTTAAGCCGCAGGAAATTCTGCTGACAGATGATGTGGACCTTGAGCTGGCTGAAGGTCTTCTAAACGTGAAAGTGACACAGCCGAAGAGAGGGCAGAAGAAGGACTTGGTCAAGCTGGCCGTGAAGAATGCCCGGATTGCCCTCCAAGAAAAATTCTCGTTAATAGAACGAGATGAGGAGAGGACAATTAAGGCAGTTGAGAATTTAGGAGAGGCTATGGGTATTTATACACCCCATCGCATTGAAGCTTTCGATAATTCCAATATTCAAGGAGTAGATCCCGTTTCGGCGATGATTACGTTCATCGATGGGAAGCCGGCCCGCAATGAGTACAGGAAATATAAAATCAAGACCGTGCAAGGTCCGAATGATTATGAATCGATGCGTGAAGTTGTCAGAAGGCGATATGCTAGAGTGCTGCGCGAGAACTTGCCTCTTCCTGACTTAATTATCGTTGATGGAGGGAAGGGTCATATCGAGGCGGTTCGTGAAGTAGTAGAGGATGAGTATGGGCTTGAGATTCCGGTTGCGGGGCTAGCGAAGGACGACAAACACCGGACATCGCAATTGCTTTATGGAAATCCGCTTCAAATCATCCCGCTTGGACGCACGAGTCAGGAATTTTATTTATTGCAGCGGATACAGGATGAAGTACACCGTTTTGCGATTACTTTCCATCGGCAAACAAGAGGGAAATCCACCTTCCAATCCACGCTTGATGGTATCCCGGGAATCGGGGAGAAGCGGAAGAAGCTACTGCTGAAGCATTTTGGATCCTTGAAAAAGATGAAGGAAGCAGACTTGTCTGATTTTACTGGCCTCGGAATACCGGAAGCCAGTGCAATAGCCTTAAAGGAAAAATTAGATGAAGAAAAATAA
- a CDS encoding YslB family protein, with the protein MAKEEKMEETETAPSIENGPLIPAFGYELIREFLLEDLLGKEGPQLLYWAGKQLGRRFPLSTIDETIAFFKDAGWGDLRILKESKDEIKWELSGELIQRRYAINEQANFQLEAGFLAYQLENMKKAVSETYEEQKKRASIVYFTVKTDTKDML; encoded by the coding sequence ATGGCAAAAGAAGAGAAAATGGAAGAAACAGAAACTGCGCCCTCCATTGAAAATGGACCGCTAATACCAGCCTTTGGCTATGAATTAATCAGGGAATTTCTATTAGAAGACTTGTTAGGAAAAGAGGGACCGCAGCTGCTATACTGGGCTGGCAAGCAACTAGGAAGAAGGTTCCCGCTTTCTACAATAGATGAGACGATTGCTTTCTTTAAGGATGCCGGATGGGGAGATCTCCGAATCTTAAAGGAATCAAAGGACGAAATAAAATGGGAATTATCAGGAGAGTTGATTCAGCGAAGATATGCCATCAACGAACAGGCCAACTTTCAATTAGAGGCCGGTTTCTTGGCATACCAGCTTGAGAATATGAAAAAGGCTGTATCAGAGACATATGAGGAGCAGAAAAAAAGAGCCAGCATCGTCTATTTCACTGTCAAAACCGATACGAAAGATATGCTGTAA